Proteins encoded by one window of Streptomyces sp. NBC_01571:
- a CDS encoding response regulator transcription factor, with translation MTIRVLLADDQALLRSAFRVLVDSEPDMEVVGEASDGAEAVRLAREARADVVLMDIRMPGTDGLAATRLISADPGLAQVRVVMLTTFEVDEYVVQSLRAGASGFLGKGAEPDELLNAIRIAAGGEALLSPAATKGLIAKFLAQGDGADEERDPGRAERLNALTVREREVLVQVAGGHSNDEIAERLEVSPLTVKTHVNRAMAKLGARDRAQLVVIAYESGLVRPRVE, from the coding sequence ATGACCATCCGTGTCCTGCTCGCCGACGACCAGGCGCTGCTGCGCAGCGCGTTCCGCGTCCTCGTCGACTCGGAGCCCGACATGGAGGTCGTGGGAGAGGCGTCCGACGGCGCCGAGGCGGTGCGGCTCGCCAGGGAGGCGCGCGCCGACGTGGTGCTGATGGACATCCGGATGCCGGGGACCGACGGGCTCGCCGCCACCCGGCTGATCAGCGCGGATCCCGGGCTGGCGCAGGTACGGGTGGTCATGCTGACGACCTTCGAGGTCGACGAGTACGTGGTCCAGTCGCTGCGGGCCGGGGCCTCCGGGTTCCTCGGCAAGGGCGCCGAACCGGACGAGCTGCTGAACGCCATCCGGATCGCGGCGGGCGGCGAGGCGCTGCTGTCCCCGGCGGCCACCAAGGGCCTGATCGCCAAGTTCCTCGCGCAGGGCGACGGCGCGGACGAGGAGCGCGACCCGGGCCGCGCAGAGCGGCTGAACGCGCTCACCGTGCGCGAGCGCGAGGTGCTCGTCCAGGTGGCGGGGGGCCACTCCAACGACGAGATCGCCGAGCGGCTGGAGGTCAGCCCGCTGACGGTGAAGACGCATGTCAACCGGGCCATGGCGAAACTCGGCGCCCGCGACCGGGCGCAGCTCGTCGTCATCGCGTACGAGTCGGGACTGGTACGTCCAAGGGTGGAGTGA
- a CDS encoding sensor histidine kinase: MSTLERTRCRLRAHPMALDAALATGVLVTMMASSFVDPHGGHGASWGARTPSALSLTLMVLGAAALVFRRRAPLPVLAATGALSVVELVASDPRTPVVMSAVVALYTVASTTDRPTTWRVGLLTMTVLTACAMLAGPLPWYAQENLGIFAWTGMAAAAGDAVRSRRAFVHAIRERAERAERTREEEARRRVAEERLRIARDLHDVVAHHIALVNVQAGVAAHVMDKRPDQAKEALAHVREASRSALNELRATVGLLRQSGDPEAPTEPAPGLARLDELADTFRNAGLPVEVARADHGTTLPAAVDLAAYRVIQEALTNVQKHAGPEAKAEVSVVRVGPNMEVTVLDNGPGQDDGPEEGGGHGLLGMRERVGALGGTCSAGPRYGGGFRVHAILPVKTRTPALGDPA, translated from the coding sequence GTGAGCACCCTAGAGCGCACGAGGTGCAGACTCCGCGCGCACCCCATGGCCCTGGACGCCGCCCTGGCGACCGGCGTCCTCGTGACCATGATGGCCAGCTCCTTCGTGGACCCGCACGGCGGCCACGGAGCGAGCTGGGGCGCCCGCACCCCCAGTGCCCTGAGCCTCACCCTGATGGTGCTCGGCGCGGCGGCCCTGGTGTTCCGCCGCCGTGCCCCCCTCCCGGTCCTCGCCGCCACCGGCGCACTGTCCGTCGTGGAACTGGTCGCGAGCGACCCCCGTACCCCCGTGGTGATGTCCGCCGTCGTCGCCCTGTACACCGTCGCGTCGACCACGGACCGCCCCACCACCTGGCGGGTCGGCCTGCTCACGATGACCGTGCTGACCGCCTGCGCGATGCTCGCCGGCCCCCTGCCCTGGTACGCGCAGGAGAACCTCGGCATCTTCGCCTGGACGGGCATGGCCGCCGCCGCGGGCGACGCCGTCCGCAGCCGCCGCGCCTTCGTCCACGCCATCCGCGAACGCGCCGAGCGCGCGGAACGCACCCGCGAGGAGGAGGCCCGGCGCCGCGTCGCCGAGGAGCGGCTGCGCATCGCCCGCGATCTGCACGACGTCGTCGCCCACCACATCGCCCTCGTCAACGTGCAGGCCGGAGTCGCCGCCCATGTGATGGACAAGCGCCCGGACCAGGCCAAGGAAGCGCTGGCCCACGTACGGGAGGCCAGCCGCTCCGCCCTCAACGAGCTGCGCGCCACCGTGGGCCTGCTGCGCCAGTCCGGTGACCCCGAGGCGCCCACCGAACCCGCCCCGGGCCTCGCCCGCCTCGACGAGCTCGCCGACACCTTCCGCAACGCGGGGCTCCCCGTCGAAGTGGCCCGCGCCGACCACGGCACCACCCTCCCCGCGGCGGTCGACCTCGCCGCCTACCGGGTCATCCAGGAAGCGCTCACCAATGTGCAGAAGCACGCGGGCCCCGAGGCGAAGGCCGAGGTCAGCGTCGTACGCGTGGGCCCGAACATGGAAGTGACCGTCCTCGACAACGGGCCCGGGCAGGACGACGGCCCGGAGGAGGGCGGCGGGCACGGGCTGCTCGGGATGCGTGAGCGGGTCGGCGCGCTCGGCGGTACCTGCTCGGCCGGTCCCCGATACGGAGGCGGCTTCCGCGTGCATGCGATCCTTCCGGTCAAGACCCGCACGCCTGCCCTGGGGGACCCCGCATGA